In Columba livia isolate bColLiv1 breed racing homer chromosome 6, bColLiv1.pat.W.v2, whole genome shotgun sequence, a single genomic region encodes these proteins:
- the PPP1R3C gene encoding protein phosphatase 1 regulatory subunit 3C: protein MHCSRMIQILDPRPLPSSIMPVDMAMRICLAHSPPLKTFLSPREDCQRNNFVNRFKPLRPCLHVKRDSEAQKTDWNHSAARAKKRVVFADSKGLSLTAIHTFSEFQEHPGWDLQFDLLGIENITSGLKLYEEKNLILGFPRPSADYLDFRNRLQKNLVCLENCTLQEKVLSGTVKVKNVSFEKKVQVRITFDTWKTYTDIECIYMNNVYSDSENDTFSFSIDLPPAISSEDKIEFCVSYQSGDHTFWDNNEGQNYKILHTEWKPDGVQIPSAKKDCVDLQTPRRGQDREPDQLGSPRLSSGLFPQWQSLGQIENSSPYW, encoded by the exons ATGCACTGCAGCAG AATGATACAGATCTTGGACCCGAGACCCTTGCCAAGCTCCATCATGCCTGTGGACATGGCCATGAGGATTTGCTTAGCCCACTCTCCACCACTGAAGACCTTTCTCAGTCCCCGTGAGGACTGCCAAAGAAACAACTTTGTGAACAGATTCAAACCTCTCAGACCATGTCTTCACGTGAAACGTGATTCCGAAGCTCAGAAGACTGACTGGAATCACTCAGCAGCCCGAGCCAAGAAGCGAGTTGTGTTTGCAGACTCGAAAGGGCTGTCTCTGACAGCAATACACACCTTCTCTGAGTTCCAGGAGCACCCTGGTTGGGATCTTCAGTTTGACCTCTTAGGAATTGAAAACATAACATCTGGCTTAAAGCTATATGAGGAGAAAAACTTGATTCTGGGTTTCCCTCGACCCTCAGCTGACTACCTGGACTTCAGGAACCGCCTGCAGAAGAACTTGGTCTGCCTGGAGAACTGCACCCTGCAAGAGAAAGTGCTGTCAGGCACTGTGAAAGTAAAAAAtgtcagctttgaaaaaaaggTTCAGGTTCGAATTACCTTTGATACATGGAAGACCTACACAGACATTGAGTGCATATACATGAACAATGTTTACAGCGATTCTGAAAATGACACGTTCTCATTTAGCATTGACTTGCCTCCTGCCATTTCGTCAGAAGACAAGATagaattttgtgtttcttaCCAAAGTGGAGATCACACCTTCTGGGACAATAATGAGGGTCAGAATTATAAGATTCTCCATACAGAGTGGAAGCCAGATGGTGTTCAAATACCATCAGCCAAGAAAGACTGTGTAGATCTTCAGACTCCAAGGAGAGGGCAAGACAGAGAGCCCGACCAGCTAGGCAGTCCGAGGCTGTCCAGTGGTCTCTTTCCTCAGTGGCAGAGCTTGGGTCAGATTGAAAATTCATCACCATATTGGTGA